In Burkholderia gladioli, a genomic segment contains:
- a CDS encoding helix-turn-helix domain-containing protein: MSFHIQNLAWDVEVRSNQKIVLLALSHLAVQSTGECTPTVRKLAYMCGLSESSVRDQLKHLMDDGLVEYAMIEGAAGYRVKLPVETK; encoded by the coding sequence ATGTCCTTCCACATCCAGAATCTGGCATGGGACGTCGAGGTTCGATCGAATCAGAAGATCGTGCTGCTGGCGCTTTCGCACCTCGCAGTCCAATCCACCGGCGAATGCACGCCCACCGTGCGGAAGCTCGCTTACATGTGCGGCCTGTCCGAAAGCAGCGTCCGCGATCAGCTGAAGCACCTGATGGACGACGGCTTGGTCGAGTACGCGATGATCGAGGGTGCGGCGGGTTACCGCGTCAAGCTGCCGGTGGAGACGAAGTGA